A stretch of Sphingomonas sp. G-3-2-10 DNA encodes these proteins:
- a CDS encoding Maf family protein: MRLVLASTSPRRLDLLKRIGVEPARVAAPDIDEDPLKAEHPRAYVQRIAEGKAHAVSRDADEIVLAGDTTIAVGRRILGKPEDEADLRRMLALLSGRRHHCLSAVCLIGLDGKARTRLSDTIVTFKRLTDAEIDAYVASGEGMGKAGGYAIQGRAEGFVRYLAGSHSGVVGLPVYETRALLLATGYPVG; encoded by the coding sequence ATCAGGCTCGTCCTTGCATCCACGTCCCCCCGCCGCCTCGATCTGCTCAAGCGGATCGGCGTCGAGCCCGCGCGCGTGGCCGCTCCCGACATCGACGAAGACCCGCTCAAAGCCGAGCATCCCCGCGCCTATGTCCAGCGAATCGCCGAAGGCAAGGCGCATGCGGTTTCGCGCGACGCCGATGAGATCGTGCTGGCGGGCGACACCACCATCGCGGTCGGCCGCCGCATCCTGGGCAAGCCCGAGGACGAAGCCGATCTGCGCCGGATGCTCGCCCTGCTCTCGGGCCGCCGCCATCACTGCCTGTCGGCGGTTTGCCTGATCGGCCTCGACGGCAAGGCCCGCACCAGGCTGTCCGACACGATCGTCACCTTCAAGCGGCTGACCGATGCCGAGATCGATGCCTATGTCGCCAGCGGCGAAGGCATGGGCAAGGCGGGCGGCTATGCCATTCAGGGCCGCGCCGAGGGGTTCGTCCGCTATCTCGCGGGCAGCCATTCCGGCGTGGTCGGCCTGCCGGTCTACGAAACCCGCGCGCTCCTGCTCGCCACAGGCTACCCGGTTGGCTGA
- the infA gene encoding translation initiation factor IF-1 translates to MAKEELLEMRGQVVELLPNAMFRVRLENDHEILGHTAGKMRKNRIRVLVGDEVLVELTPYDLTKGRITYRFK, encoded by the coding sequence TTGGCCAAGGAAGAACTTCTGGAAATGCGCGGACAGGTTGTGGAGCTTCTCCCCAACGCGATGTTCCGCGTCCGGCTCGAGAATGATCACGAGATCCTCGGCCACACTGCCGGCAAGATGCGCAAGAACCGCATCCGCGTCCTGGTCGGCGACGAAGTGCTCGTCGAGCTGACCCCGTACGACCTGACCAAGGGCCGTATCACCTACCGCTTCAAGTAA